The Actinomycetota bacterium genome includes a region encoding these proteins:
- a CDS encoding threonylcarbamoyl-AMP synthase, which produces MPEILRLEEGRESAVAEACAEALSGGAVVIVPTDTVYGVAASVHVPRAVKRVYAAKGRDAAKPLVVMAASVEEAVALAVPRERESVRRLASFWPGALTVVVEAVALPWRDLVAPGSRTLGIRVPDHPFLLEVLSLVGPLAVTSANPSGGKAPGAGEEIDASLLQRVDLVVEGGGPGTGKPSTVAEVGEGRIKVLRRGDISEEDLLAALAESDGNK; this is translated from the coding sequence ATGCCCGAGATATTGCGCCTGGAGGAGGGGAGGGAGTCCGCCGTGGCGGAGGCCTGCGCGGAGGCCCTGTCTGGCGGGGCGGTGGTGATAGTGCCCACTGATACCGTGTACGGCGTGGCCGCCTCCGTGCACGTGCCGCGCGCCGTAAAGCGCGTCTACGCCGCCAAGGGAAGGGACGCCGCCAAGCCCCTGGTGGTGATGGCGGCATCCGTGGAGGAAGCCGTGGCGCTGGCCGTCCCCCGCGAGAGGGAGAGCGTGCGGCGGCTCGCATCCTTCTGGCCTGGAGCCCTGACCGTCGTGGTGGAGGCCGTGGCTCTTCCCTGGCGTGATCTGGTGGCCCCGGGCTCCCGGACCCTGGGGATACGGGTCCCGGACCACCCCTTCTTGCTGGAGGTCCTCTCGCTCGTGGGGCCCCTCGCCGTCACCAGCGCCAATCCCTCGGGAGGCAAGGCGCCGGGGGCGGGGGAGGAGATCGACGCGTCCCTCCTGCAGCGGGTGGACCTGGTGGTGGAGGGCGGTGGGCCCGGCACCGGGAAACCGTCAACGGTGGCGGAGGTGGGGGAGGGGAGGATAAAGGTATTGCGGCGCGGCGACATCTCCGAGGAGGACCTGCTGGCGGCGCTTGCGGAGAGTGACGGAAACAAGTGA